A genome region from Glycine max cultivar Williams 82 chromosome 5, Glycine_max_v4.0, whole genome shotgun sequence includes the following:
- the LOC100788318 gene encoding monocopper oxidase-like protein SKU5, whose translation MSSSSSSRAFFFFFFFLINVSLLLTLSSAADPFVSYEFEVSYITASPLGVPQQVIAINNKFPGPTINVTTNNNVAVNVRNKLDESLLIHWSGIQQRRTSWQDGVLGTNCPIPAKWNWTYQFQVKDQIGSFFYFPSLHLQRAAGGFGGFIINNRPIIPIPFDTPHGDIVVFIGDWYTRNHTDLRKALDDGKDLGMPDGVLINGKGPYRYNDTLVPDGIDYETIEVHPGKTYRLRVHNVGVSTSLNFRIQSHNLLLAETEGSYTVQQNYTSLDIHVGQSYSFLLSTDQNASTDYYIVASARFVNESRWQRVTGVAILRYTNSKGKARGPLPPGPDDQFDKTYSMNQARSIRWNVSASGARPNPQGSFRYGSINVTDIYVLKNKPLEKINGKQRATLSGNSFVNPSTPIRLADQYKLKGVYKLDFPTKPLTGSPRTETSIINGTYRGFMEVILQNNDTKMHTYHMSGYAFFVVGMDFGDWSENSRGTYNKWDGIARTTAQVYPGAWTAILVSLDNVGVWNLRTENLDSWYLGQETYVRVVNPEVNNKTELPIPDNALFCGALSKLQKPQKVSSDAPSITGNKLKLLFTWLVVWAWIHIFQ comes from the exons atgtcttcttcttcttcttctagagctttcttcttcttcttcttctttcttatcaacGTCTCCTTGCTCCTCACACTCTCTTCTGCAGCGGATCCATTCGTTTCCTACGAATTTGAGGTCTCTTACATCACTGCCTCCCCTCTTGGAGTTCCTCAGCAg GTCATTGCCATCAACAACAAGTTCCCAGGTCCTACTATCAATGTTACCACAAACAACAACGTTGCTGTCAATGTTCGGAACAAGTTGGACGAGAGCCTCCTCATTCATTG GTCTGGGATTCAGCAAAGGAGGACTTCGTGGCAAGATGGTGTTCTTGGCACAAACTGTCCTATTCCTGCAAAGTGGAACTGGACTTACCAGTTTCAGGTGAAGGATCAAATTGGAAGCTTTTTCTACTTCCCTTCCCTTCATCTTCAGAGAGCTGCTGGTGGATTTGGGGGTTTCATCATAAACAACAGACCCATCATTCCGATTCCTTTTGATACCCCACATGGGGacattgttgttttcattgGAGATTGGTACACCCGCAATCATACG GATTTGAGGAAGGCTCTTGATGATGGAAAAGATCTTGGCATGCCGGATGGTGTTCTCATCAACGGGAAAGGTCCTTACCGATATAATGACACCCTTGTTCCTGATGGCATTGATTATGAAACAATTGAAGTTCATCCTG GAAAAACTTACCGACTTCGTGTACATAATGTTGGAGTATCAACAAGTCTGAATTTCAGGATCCAGAGTCACAACTTACTTCTAGCAGAGACAGAAGGGTCTTACACAGTGCAACAGAACTACACTAGCTTAGATATTCATGTTGGACAATCTTATTCTTTTCTGTTAAGCACAGATCAAAATGCAAGTACAGATTACTACATTGTAGCAAGTGCCAGGTTTGTGAATGAATCACGTTGGCAAAGAGTTACTGGAGTTGCTATCTTGCGCTATACAAATTCCAAGGGGAAGGCCCGTGGTCCTCTCCCACCGGGTCCTGATGATCAATTTGACAAAACTTACTCAATGAACCAAGCAAGATCCATCAG ATGGAATGTATCAGCAAGTGGTGCTCGTCCTAACCCACAAGGGTCTTTCAGATATGGTTCCATCAATGTGACTGatatttatgtattaaaaaataagccACTGGAGAAAATTAATGGGAAGCAGCGAGCAACACTCAGTGGAAACTCTTTTGTCAATCCTTCCACTCCAATCAGGCTTGCTGACCAGTACAAACTAAAGGGAGTATACAAGCTTGATTTCCCCACCAAGCCTCTTACCGGATCACCTCGCACAGAAACATCAATCATTAATGGAACTTATAGGGGATTTATGGAAGTTATACTGCAGAACAATGATACTAAGATGCATACTTATCACATGAGTGGATATGCATTTTTTGTAGTCGG GATGGATTTTGGTGATTGGTCTGAGAATAGCAGGGGTACATATAACAAGTGGGATGGAATAGCTCGCACTACAGCACAG GTCTATCCCGGAGCATGGACAGCAATTTTGGTTTCCCTTGACAACGTAGGAGTTTGGAATCTCAGAACAGAAAACCTTGATTCATGGTATCTTGGTCAAGAAACATATGTCAGGGTTGTCAACCCAGAGGTCAATAACAAAACTGAGCTTCCCATTCCAGACAATGCCCTTTTCTGTGGTGCCCTTAGCAAATTGCAAAA gCCTCAAAAGGTTTCGTCAGATGCACCATCAATCACTGGGAACAAACTGAAGCTGCTCTTCACTTGGCTCGTTGTATGGGCATGGATCCACATTTTCCAGTAA